One segment of Solanum stenotomum isolate F172 chromosome 1, ASM1918654v1, whole genome shotgun sequence DNA contains the following:
- the LOC125846512 gene encoding ribosomal RNA small subunit methyltransferase, whose translation MAGGKMKKDKPQRGSSSAASNPHFQGGISFHKSKGQHILKNPLLVDSIVQKSGIKSTDVILEIGPGTGNLTKKLLEAGKSVIAVELDPRMVLELQRRFQGTPLSNRLKVIQGDVLKCDLPYFDICVANIPYQISSPLTFKLLAHRPLFRAAVIMFQREFAMRLVAQPGDTLYCRLSVNTQLLARVSHLLKVGKNNFRPPPKVDSSVVRIEPRGPLTPVNFKEWDGLVRICFNRKNKTIGSIFRQKSVLNILEKNYRTLQALQFSEKAPSDDMEMALDVSTLGESFGDLSMDADDGNDDDDIEMDDGDTKRAEFKEKVLAVLKEGNFEEKRSSKLAQADFMHLLSLFNKAGIHFS comes from the exons ATGGCGGGAGGGAAGATGAAGAAAGACAAGCCTCAGCGGGGCTCATCATCCGCTGCCTCAAATCCTCACTTCCAGGGAGGGATATCGTTCCACAAGTCGAAGGGTCAGCACATTCTGAAAAATCCTCTACTCGTTGATTCTATTGTCCAGAAATCCGGAATTAAATCTACCGATGTTATCCTAGAAATTGGTCCTGGTACCGGTAATCTTACAAAGAAGCTTCTAGAAGCCGGAAAGTCTGTTATTGCTGTTGAACTTGATCCTCGTATGGTTCTCGAGTTGCAACGAAGGTTTCAGGGAACTCCTTTATCTAACCGACTGAAg GTTATACAAGGGGATGTTCTTAAGTGTGATCTCCCTTACTTCGATATTTGTGTGGCTAACATCCCATATCAAATATCATCTCCTCTCACCTTCAAATTATTGGCTCACAGGCCTTTATTCAGAGCTGCAGTAATAATGTTCCAGAGAGAATTTGCTATGAGACTTGTTGCTCAACCTGGTGATACTCTTTATTGCCGCCTTTCTGTGAACACACAGCTGTTGGCCCGAGTATCACACTTATTGAAGGTGGGAAAGAATAATTTCAGGCCACCACCAAAGGTTGATTCTTCTGTAGTTAGAATTGAACCTAGGGGACCACTTACTCCTGTCAATTTTAAGGAGTGGGATGGTTTGGTCAGGATCTGTTTCAACCGGAAAAACAAAACTATAGGTTCTATTTTTAGACAAAAATCCGTGCTCAACATACTGGAAAAGAACTATAGAACTTTGCAAGCTTTACAGTTCTCTGAGAAAGCTCCTTCAGATGATATGGAAATGGCTTTGGATGTATCTACCTTGGGAGAGTCATTTGGAGACTTGAGTATGGATGCCGATGATGGAAATGATGACGATGACATTGAGATGGATGATGGTGATACGAAAAGAGCAGAATTCAAAGAGAAAGTTTTGGCAGTGCTGAAGGAAGGAAATTTTGAGGAAAAGAGATCCTCCAAGCTCGCACAAGCAGATTTCATGCATCTACTTTCTCTCTTTAACAAGGCTGGAATTCATTTTTCTTGA
- the LOC125850182 gene encoding uncharacterized protein LOC125850182, producing MVIGDDLYGVDHQRLYGVDHQSSESHQSSESMNTESDDVNAQLKSRRMSSESEEDGLSKKFRTSPEFNSNSEDTELIGLTLSKTPSFVNLLESKLSQVKMKNNSSTRRVGRPSKSSRNMEDFAIVSEKLKAANFPAIKLIIGVWERVSKHEGDLIAKCYYAKRKLVWELLDGPLKSKIEIQWSDIIAIRAIMPPGEQPGVLELELKEPPTFHRETNPQPRKHTLWQQTSDFTGGQALIHRRHCVRFAPGVLDRHYEKLLRCDARLNELSKKPFPSQICPFFEQPDYYNNDQVSDFSIGNDYGSQLLLNYPFHHLPSSSSLLPNVREPLRQFSSSYPVAGESISGLWGGQGSNNLVNVAAMGNQAIGMLPAGSTPDQQADWITTTQDHQAIMYQQNDSIGNGQVDHTMLNNLKNYLLEENQVTSYNEPAFPYSLPEHHENRSLVAATGGLDSSYQMVNNNYAENVVPNYEMAYMQPNTNWMFPQQANDQYSTNYATVSGGYPTQDVNQEAQSVWKTTN from the exons ATGGTTATAGGAGATGACCTATATGGTGTTGATCATCAACGCTTATATGGTGTTGATCATCAAAGCTCTGAATCTCATCAAAGCTCTGAATCTATGAACACAGAAAGCGATGATGTGAACGCCCAGCTAAAAAGCCGGAGAATGAGTTCAGAATCTGAAGAAGATGGTCTGTCAAAAAAGTTCCGAACATCCCCAGAATTCAACTCTAACTCAGAG GATACAGAACTTATTGGTCTAACACTAAGCAAGACACCATCTTTCGTGAACTTATTAGAATCAAAACTTTCACAGGTGAAAATGAAGAACAACAGCTCTACACGCCGGGTAGGAAGGCCATCAAAGTCTTCCCGCAACATGGAAGATTTTGCTATTGTTTCAGAAAAATTGAAGGCTGCCAACTTTCCTGCTATAAAACTCATTATTGGTGTTTGGGAG AGAGTTTCGAAGCATGAAGGTGATCTGATAGCGAAATGCTATTATGCAAAGAGAAAATTAGTTTGGGAACTTCTAGATGGGCCTCTTAAGAGCAAAATTGAAATTCAATGGTCAGATATCATTGCTATTAGAGCCATCATGCCACCAGGTGAACAACCAGGAGTTCTTGAGCTTGAG TTGAAAGAACCACCTACGTTTCATCGTGAAACAAATCCTCAACCTCGAAAGCACACATTGTGGCAGCAGACATCTGATTTTACTGGAGGTCAAGCTCTTATTCACAG GAGGCATTGTGTTAGATTTGCTCCAGGAGTACTTGACAGGCACTATGAGAAGTTGCTACGTTGTGATGCAAGGCTGAATGAACTAAGCAAAAAACCTTTCCCTAGCCAAATATGTCCTTTTTTTGAACAACCAGATTATTATAATAATGATCAGGTTTCAGATTTCTCAATTGGCAATGACTATGGATCACAACTTCTTCTCAATTATCCTTTTCATCATTTGCCTTCTTCTTCGTCATTACTCCCTAATGTTCGTGAACCTCTTCGACAATTCAGTTCAAGTTATCCCGTAGCAG GTGAGAGTATAAGTGGGCTTTGGGGTGGCCAAGGATCAAACAACTTGGTGAATGTTGCTGCTATGGGAAATCAAGCTATTGGAATGTTGCCCGCGGGTTCAACACCAGATCAACAAGCTGATTGGATTACTACAACACAGGATCATCAAGCAATAATGTATCAGCAAAATGACTCGATAGGAAATGGTCAAGTGGATCACACAATGCTAAACAATTTAAAGAACTATTTGCTGGAGGAAAATCAAGTTACATCCTACAACGAACCAGCATTTCCCTACTCATTGCCCGAGCACCATGAAAATAGAAGCCTTGTTGCTGCTACTGGTGGCCTAGACTCCAGTTATCAGATGGTGAACAACAATTATGCAGAGAATGTTGTACCAAACTATGAAATGGCGTATATGCAGCCAAATACCAATTGGATGTTTCCTCAACAAGCAAATGATCAATATTCTACCAACTATGCTACAGTTAGCGGAGGATATCCAACTCAAGATGTGAACCAAGAAGCACAGTCCGTATGGAAAACAACAAACTAA